Genomic window (Croceicoccus sp. Ery15):
CCAAAGCGAGGGCCGCCTCTATCGCAGGTCGTTCCACCAGCAGAGAGATAGCCTCCGTCAATTCCTTCGCGGCTTCGGCCTGTATTGTCCGATCGGTCAGAAAGGCAAGTTTCATGCCGCCGATCGCATCCCCATTGGGCAGGGCCAGTCCACGTTCGGCCAATATGGCGGGAATATCGGGACTTTCAAGCGATCCCGCCGTGATATGCCCCGTTTCCACAAGTTCGAGCAGCGCATCGAGCACACGCGCCTGTCCGGCATCGTCGGGGCGAAGCTGCGATATTTGCTCGGCGCAGGTTTCCAGCAAGGCAGGATGCCGCATCAGGCCAAGGATGACTGCGCCCATCAACCGGTTCCGAGCCGAGGCAGGGCCAAGCTGACGCAGCAGGGGCGAGGGCGGGGCGGCCGCGCGATCGTTGCGGGCAAAACCCCGCTTGGCCCCTTGTTGAAAGCGCCCGCCCGACTGGCCGTTGTTTCCGAACTGGCGCGGCGCGCGGGGCGGGAAGGCGAATGCGGAAAAACGTTCGCGCAGGTCGCGGGCATAGAGCGCGCGGATATCGGGATGCTGTATCGCGTCGGCATGCGCCATCAGCCGCTCTTTCAGACCCGCCTTTGCCTCGGGCGTGTTCGACGCGGTCGCTGCCTTCTCGTGCCGCCAGATCACGTCCAGCAGGTTTTCGCCCTTGTCCAGCAGCGCCTTCATCGCAGCGGGTCCGTCGCGGCGGATCAGATCGTCGGGGTCCAGCCCTTCCGGCAGGGTCACGATCGACAGGCTGTGACCGGGCCTGAGCATCGGCAGCGCCCGCTCTGCCGCGCGCATGGCCGCGCGCTGGCCCGCCGCGTCGCCGTCGAAGCACAACACCGGCACAGGCACCATGCGCCACAAAAGCTCGATCTGCTGCTCTGTCAGTGCCGTACCCATCGGGGCGACCGCCTCGGCAATGCCCGCACCGGCCAGTGCGATCACATCCATATAGCCTTCGACCACGACCAGCCGGTCGCTTTGGCGCGAAGCGGCGGAGGCGCGGTGGATATTGTAAAGCGTGCGCCCCTTGTCGAAGACCGGAGTATCGGGCGAATTCAGATATTTCGGCGCATTCTCGACCTTGGACAATATGCGCCCGCCAAAGCCGATCACCCGTGCGCGGCGGTCCTGAATCGGCAGCATCAGCCGCCCGCGGAACCGGTCATAGGGTTCCTTCCCCTCGACCGTGATCAGCAGGCCCGCTTCGATCAGCATGTCGCGTTCGAAACCGGATAAAGCCTCTGCGATCGCGCCCTTGGCATCGGGAGCGTAGCCGAAACCGAATTCGCGCTGCAACGCCTCGCCAATGCCGCGCTGTTTCAGATAGGCGCGCGCCGCTGCCCCGTCCGGTCCAGCCAGATTGCGCACGAAGAAGCCCTGCGCTTCCGCCAATACGTCATGCAGCGATGCGCGCTGCTCTGCGGCTTGCGCATAGCGCGGATCGGGGGCGGGCACTTCCATCCCCGCCTGTTCGGCCAGTTCCTTGACCGCATCCATGAATGGCAGGCCCCGCTGGTCGGTCATCCAGCGGATCGCATCGCCATGCGCGCCGCAGCCAAAGCAGTGATAGAACTGCTTTTCGTCGTTCACGTAAAAGCTGGGCGTATTCTCACTATGGAACGGGCAGCACGCCTTGAACTCGCGCCCCGCGCGCTGCAGCTTTTCCGTACGCCCGATCAGCGCGGACAGCGTGATCCGCGAGCGTAATTCGTCCAGCCATTGGGGTGAGAGCGCCATCGGTTTCTAATGGCGCACGTTGCCCCGCCTCACAAGATCAGGAAAGCGCGGCTTTCACCAGACCGCTCGCCTTGCTCATGTCCAGCTCGGTGCCGTGGCGCGCTTTCAGCTCGGCCATGACCTTGCCCATGTCCTTCATGCCGGTCGCGCCAGTCTCGGCCTTGATCGCCTCGATCGCGGCTTTCGTTTCCTCCTCGCTCATCTGCGCGGGCAGGAATTCCTCGATCACGACCAGCTCTTTCTCTTCCGCTTCGGCCAGTTCGGCGCGGCCGCCTTCGTTATACATCGCAATCGATTCGCGGCGCTGCTTGGCCATCTTCTGCAGCACGTCGATCACCAGCGCATCGTCGTCGCCGGCCGCTTCGCTGGTGCGCAGTTCGATGTCGCGATCCTTGATCTTGGCAAGGATCAGGCGGACGGCGTTCAGCCGTTCCTTGTCCTTTTCCTTCATAGCCTGGATCTGGGCGGCCTTGAGATCGTCGCGAAGCATGGTTTTCTCTTTAAAATGGGGTGATCGGCGTCTTCGCACGCCACATAGGGTTGATTACCGGCGATGCAAACCGAACTTGGGACCAGCATTGCAATTAATAAGGGGTCTATCCGCATTTATGCGGCAACCCCGCTTGACGGTATGCGCTCCCATCTCTAGCGGACGGGTCTTAGCACATATCGCCGGACCCCTAGCTAACGGAGCGCCACATGGCCGACCCCGCTTCTTCGCACGCGCCTATCCCCCAGGGGGCAACCGCCGTTCTTGTATTTGCCGACGGGCATGTCGCTTACGGGCGCGGATTCGGCGCCACGGGCGAAGCCGTGGGCGAGCTTTGTTTCAACACGGCGATGACCGGATATCAGGAAGTGATGACCGACCCGTCCTATGCGGGGCAGGTCGTGTGCTTCACCTTCCCGCATATCGGAAATGTCGGCACTAATGACGAGGACGTCGAAGGCAAGGTCGATTCGGCGCTGGGCTGCGTGGTGCGCGAAGATGTGACCGATCCGTCTAACTTCCGCGCCATGGGTGATTTCCCCGAATGGATGGTGAAAAAAGGCAAGATCGGCATCGCGGGGCTGGATACCCGCGCGCTGACCCGCCGTATCCGCATTCAGGGCGCACCCAATGTGGTGATCGCGCACAACCCCGAGGGCAAGTTCGACATTGACGCGCTGGTCGCCAAGGCGGCTGCATGGAGCGGTCTGGAAGGGCTGGACCTTGCCAAGGGCGTCAGCCGCGAGATCAGCGAAGGCTGGACCGGCGGGCACTGGGTGCTGGGCGAAGGCTATGGCGAACCGGGCGCGGATGGCCGCCCGCATGTCGTCGCCATGGATTTCGGCGCAAAGGATAATATCTTCCGCAATCTGGTGCGGGCAGGGGCCAAGGTCACTGTCGTTCCGGCCGAAGCAAGCTATGACGAGATCATGGCACTGAAACCCGATGGCGTGTTCCTGTCGAACGGCCCCGGCGATCCGGCGGCGACGGGCGTTTACGCGGTGCCGGTGATCAAGGCGCTGCTGGACGCCGATGTGCCCTTGTTCGGCATCTGCCTCGGCCACCAGATGCTGGCGCTGGCTGCGGGTGCCAAGACCGCCAAGATGTTTCAGGGCCATCGCGGTGCCAACCATCCCGTGCAGCGCGTCGGCGGCATCTGGGGCGAGACCGAGGGGCTGGTCGAGATCACCTCGATGAACCACGGCTTCGCGGTCGATGGCGATACGCTGCCGGAAGGCGTGATTGAGACGCACAAGTCGCTGTTCGACGGCACCAATTGCGGCATCGCGATTACTGGCAAGAAGGCGTTTGGTGTGCAGTATCACCCCGAGGCTTCGCCGGGACCGATGGACAGTTTTTACCTGTTCGAGAAGTTCGTGGGTGAGTTGGGGTGAAAAAGCTCATGGCTTTCTTTTCGCTCGCTCTCATCGGATGTGGTGGAAGCAAGCATGCGGAGGCCGAAGATTGTGGCGTCAGCGCGGATGAACTCCGGCGGACGATAGAGGAGGTTAAAGAAATGGCTCCCTACTCCGGACGCACGCTCGGGAACTGTGAAATACTCAATGATGATGCTGGCAATGTTCAGGTCATCACACCGGAAATTCAACAGAGCGTCGACAGCATGATTGCTCGCGAAAAAGCGGAATCGGAAAACTAATGCCCAAACGCACTGACATCTCCTCCATCCTCATCATCGGCGCGGGTCCGATCATCATCGGCCAGGCTTGCGAGTTCGATTATTCGGGCACGCAGGCGGTCAAGGCGCTGAAGGAAGAGGGTTACCGGGTCATTCTGGTAAACTCGAACCCCGCCACGATCATGACCGATCCGGAAATGGCCGACGCGACCTATGTCGAGCCGATCACCCCCGAATTCGTCGAGCGCGTCATCGCGAAAGAGCGTCCCGATGCGCTGCTGCCGACCATGGGCGGGCAGACCGCGCTCAACACGGCGCTGAAGCTTTTCGAAACCGGCGTTCTGGAGAAATACGGCGTCAAGATGATCGGCGCAGACGCCGACGCCATAGACAAGGCCGAAAACCGCCAGCGTTTCCGCAAGGCGATGGACAAGATCGGTCTGGAATCCGCTCGCAGCGGCGTCGCCAACACTTTGGCTGAGGCGGTGGCCGTGCTGGAACACACCGGCCTGCCCGCGATCATCCGCCCGTCCTTCACCTTGGGCGGCACTGGCGGCGGCATCGCCTATAACAAGGCGGAGTTCGAGCAGATCGTGCGCGAAGGCCTCGACGCCAGCCCTACGACCGAGGTTCTGATCGAGGAATCGCTGCTCGGCTGGAAAGAA
Coding sequences:
- the dnaG gene encoding DNA primase — translated: MALSPQWLDELRSRITLSALIGRTEKLQRAGREFKACCPFHSENTPSFYVNDEKQFYHCFGCGAHGDAIRWMTDQRGLPFMDAVKELAEQAGMEVPAPDPRYAQAAEQRASLHDVLAEAQGFFVRNLAGPDGAAARAYLKQRGIGEALQREFGFGYAPDAKGAIAEALSGFERDMLIEAGLLITVEGKEPYDRFRGRLMLPIQDRRARVIGFGGRILSKVENAPKYLNSPDTPVFDKGRTLYNIHRASAASRQSDRLVVVEGYMDVIALAGAGIAEAVAPMGTALTEQQIELLWRMVPVPVLCFDGDAAGQRAAMRAAERALPMLRPGHSLSIVTLPEGLDPDDLIRRDGPAAMKALLDKGENLLDVIWRHEKAATASNTPEAKAGLKERLMAHADAIQHPDIRALYARDLRERFSAFAFPPRAPRQFGNNGQSGGRFQQGAKRGFARNDRAAAPPSPLLRQLGPASARNRLMGAVILGLMRHPALLETCAEQISQLRPDDAGQARVLDALLELVETGHITAGSLESPDIPAILAERGLALPNGDAIGGMKLAFLTDRTIQAEAAKELTEAISLLVERPAIEAALALATARFGEDPEGSFVEQQRLLKRKLEFDARLMQMAAMRGGSQ
- the carA gene encoding glutamine-hydrolyzing carbamoyl-phosphate synthase small subunit encodes the protein MADPASSHAPIPQGATAVLVFADGHVAYGRGFGATGEAVGELCFNTAMTGYQEVMTDPSYAGQVVCFTFPHIGNVGTNDEDVEGKVDSALGCVVREDVTDPSNFRAMGDFPEWMVKKGKIGIAGLDTRALTRRIRIQGAPNVVIAHNPEGKFDIDALVAKAAAWSGLEGLDLAKGVSREISEGWTGGHWVLGEGYGEPGADGRPHVVAMDFGAKDNIFRNLVRAGAKVTVVPAEASYDEIMALKPDGVFLSNGPGDPAATGVYAVPVIKALLDADVPLFGICLGHQMLALAAGAKTAKMFQGHRGANHPVQRVGGIWGETEGLVEITSMNHGFAVDGDTLPEGVIETHKSLFDGTNCGIAITGKKAFGVQYHPEASPGPMDSFYLFEKFVGELG
- a CDS encoding GatB/YqeY domain-containing protein, whose translation is MLRDDLKAAQIQAMKEKDKERLNAVRLILAKIKDRDIELRTSEAAGDDDALVIDVLQKMAKQRRESIAMYNEGGRAELAEAEEKELVVIEEFLPAQMSEEETKAAIEAIKAETGATGMKDMGKVMAELKARHGTELDMSKASGLVKAALS